The sequence tacctacattatggagccttaaatacaaggcccaaaaataataaaaccttaatctaatatttacaaagataagtgggctcgtacttagcccatgggcccgaaatctaccctaaggctcataagaaccctaggaccttctcttgcatctctggcccaatctacttggagttttctatccaatgcccttgcggggtaggattgcatcacaattGAACTAGGATGCAGGTTTTATCACCTTAGTCTGCTGAAGCAGATCTTCATGGTTTATAGGCTGTAGCTGAATATTGTTCACTTTCAGCTCCACTGTGCTTGCTTTCTATGAGCTAGCCTATAGCTTTTAGTGCCTGACTCAAACAAGTGACCTGGTGAAGGCAATTAACCATTCTAGATTCAATTTGTAGGGAGAAATGTTGCAAGATATTATgtctttatatgtatatattggGTTAAATATGGTGTCTGTATTCTGAGTGTCATGTTTTACTTCCTAATcccagaaaaggaaaaattgatgCATTGAAATTTCTGCTGTTGATGTTTTCAGGAAGCAAAAGATCTGAAGAACAAAGCAGATATGATCAAAAAGTTAATGGAGAAGGGTTACCGAGTGAAGGTAATCTGTTTCTGTTGATTGGTTTTGAACTAGATGTTTTCATCTATATTGTCTCTACAGAATCTCGGGAGCAATCTTGTTAGTAATTGTGTTTCCACTATGTTCTATCCCGAGTAAATACTGTGTTAATTACATTTCCTGGGATATTGGTtaatggtttcctttccttccttttcctttttcatttaaggTAAGGTAAGTAGAGGTTTCGACGAAAATGGAAAAATAGTAGGAgggattttgtttatcaattttACTCTCTTTCACACAAAAAGACAGGGCTTGAACCCGCAGCTTCTGCCTTGACAGGGCGGTGCCCTGACCAATTGAACTACTACAATACCAAGGAAAGGGGTGTACACTGTAcagtatacatttttttatggtttctttcaaaccttttctttttctattttggattcaaaccattttgctataaataaaagaagtggaATTTTGTATGTATTGATATCTATATCGATATGCACTTTAGTGAGATTGACACAGATTACTtgtaattagtttgttttgacaaatcattttgaaaatttaatcaatgaaaaaaaatatttttaaaaaatatttcccctagattttctattttttagtgAGAGGAATATTTAAGTTTGCAGCTTCCAACAGCATCTATGGGCTACTGTGTGTCATCTATATAGTTGGTGAATCATATCAGAAATATGattgttttgtgtatttaaaaCAGTGCAAGGTATCAGGCAAGGAAGATCAGGACTTGACagtattattttctcctattcttGCTCTGGTACGATATTCTTACTTTATTCTGGGATTTTTCCATCCGAACTATatcttaagattttttattttaccttttctcCTATTTCTCTACAAATCCTTcttcattataaattaaaaaaattatttgcagATGGAAGATGTCTGTATTGTGGAAAGTGGACCACATATGGGAAAAAAAGATGCATTTATGATTGTCAGACACATTAAGTATGGGTTATCTAAGAAAGGTGGGAAAAAATTGCAAAATGCAACAAACGATAATTCTCAGGAGGGTGATATGGAGAAATCAACTGCCAATTCTAGTGATTCCATTGAATATGAGAGTCATGCTGAATCTGGGTTTGAAACGGAGGAGGAGGTGCTTTCTGATGGTGACAAGCTTTCTAAAAGTTCTTTGTCTGTATTTAGCAACAATGTGAACATGACTGGCTCTCATAATAATCAAACAAATGCTGCTCCAGAAGCATCTCCTGTCTCCGAAAATAGGTATAGGAGAACTAATCATCATGGTGAGAATAACGTCCAATCTAATGCACACGTGCCTCCTGCTGTGACTGAGAACAGGTACAAAAGAGTAGAGCCAAGAGGCAGATTCCAACAAACATCAAATAATGCAGGTATGAACTATCAAGGTCCCGGAACAAGAGATGCATTCAGGTCACCACTGCCGAATTGGAATCAGACAAGGCATGCGCCGGTAAATGCTAACGTTAATCCAAGAATAGAAAACAACAGGCAAGCTTTTACACTTCCTGGATCAAGACACTCAATGCCTTCCCATGAGAATATCCGGAGTCCTCCTCCTAATGCTCCTAATACTCCTAGACCTGGTTATGGCAATTTTAGTAGCCCAAATGAGAGTATCCCTACGCATCCTGGTGCTACCAATACCCCAAGATCTTCTAGTTATGGCAATTTTAGTGCTCCAAATGAGGGTATCCCCAGGCATCCTAGTGCTCCCAATAGCCCAAGACCTTCTAATTATGGCACTTTTAGTACTCCAAATGGCCCTGAGACACAAGGTTTAAAAGCAGGGATGCATAGGAACAGAGAAGGGAATAAGTAAATTTGAGAAATAACAGTCAGCAAATAAGGGATATTTGCAACTCAAATGGAGGAGGGTTGTATCAAAGTCGACCTACTTAGGAGGGCTAATATATTTCAAGGACAAATGTGGTGCAGTGACACATTATATACTCTTTAGAAACATGTTGCAGCTGTATTTATTTACCTTGGATGACCCGTGGAAACAGGTCTATTTGTTTAGTGAGAGTTTTGGTAGGGATTTTCCTTCAAATCTGTTGTTGGTAGTTTTAGCATGGAAGCatacaatttttgttgtttattttattttatttacctgtGGAGACGGGGAATTTTTAAACTTCCCAATGACCACTGGAAATTTTGATCTACGATGTAATATGTTTTGCCCCTCCTTCCTAAGCACGACCTGGTTCTATCATTGTTTAATAATCATATGATAAGATTGTTTGACAGCTAAtcgttattttaaaagttatgtgTATggtgatttttatttgattaataacataaaaatctttacactatgatttttcaacaatattttattttcaattttaatttgggccaatttacataattattacttttgataaattaataagaaaataaaatgttaacaagtttttttatatatatataacactctGTCTAGGCATCTTTGGGAATGAGCGTGTTTGGAGGGAGTTTTACCGTATtgggtattttttatttttggtttttttcatatgggagttgtttttaaattatttttaaaaatgagataATTCTAAATTATAAGTCATAACATCTAATATAACTTTTTGTAAAACATAAATGGGcagttgaattttatttgatGCACAAtggattataatattataagtgttaagtattttaataaattataagtgttaagttaatattaatttagggttttagaaatttaaataagtgattagataataatattttagaatttagtCTTTTAATAAGTTATACGTtttcagtttttattattttagggtttagtcttttgataaattttaagttaatattattttaggatttagtcttttaataaattataagttttaaattaatattattttagggttttagaaatttaaataagttatttgataataatattttagagtCTAGTCTTTTAATAAGTTATAAGTTGTTAAAagttttaagttattattattttagggtttattcttttgattagttttaagttaatattattttaggatttagatgactaatataatttttattttttatatttctctttaatttgtattattcattttatattaatatattatattgtttttaacaactatttttattattaaattattagatgTTGTTAATAGTAAATtcatttatacaaaataaataatattatttaataaattataagttactattagtaacaaaatattttaatatttggtttaaaatttaggtatttaaaataaaacaaatattcaaaaaaatattaaatatcattaatttacttttttatttaatttacaaaacaaattaaattcaataaaattattaaaatattatctaaattttaaatatattaaataaaaaatattaaataaatatataaaatattttaaatataacaatattaaaaaatatataaaatattttaaatataacaatattaaaaaatatataacatattaaataaaaccataaaaatacacaagatattaaataaaacaagtaaaattaaaaatatttatttaataattaaattaataaaattatttacaatttttaaaaattgaaaacgaaagaaaataaaatacaagtaattaataaaaccTAAAGCACGTAAAAAAACATTAcgacttcaaaattataaaatataacaaaaacttAGGACTTCAAaagttgtaaataaaaaaatttaaactaaagttCTACATAATTTTaggattttagttaaaaaaataaaaaataagtcataACAGAGATTACGTCTAACTCAAAAGTCATAgtactttttataatttagtccatttttaactaatttaaaaatgacccatatgaaaaaatccaaaaaaaaatagtcccatttgataaaatttcgaTGTTTGGAACTAACATGTTTGATTTAGCACATACTTAAACTTAAAAGCAAGGCAGGTATTGGATTGGCGTAGAACATAATTTTGTTGCACCTAACCGATATCCAAACACCATAAAGGTACATCTTCAGCAAAGCTAGAGCATGTAACTTCAAAAGAAGTCCATAAAAGGTTTGGTCATGCTAGTAATATGTTTTCTGGCACATTCGTTTGAATGCGTTatttatcacaatttttttaggttttatttattatttaatgaataattttaaataaattttaacaatgtGTTAGAAAAGGGTAGTGTGAATAATTCCCTGTTGGGCTTTAAAATGTAGGAGCTGAACTGGACTGAGTTTTCAAAAGTCCATTCTTTAAcggctcaaaatttgttttttttttatgacaataATTAGTTGATtagtaaaaatatcatatttcctCCCTCTGgaaataaatattgtattaaaaaatttatttaaaaaaagtgttatgttaatcttttaatagaatatgaattattttttcactaatatttttaacaagtgttattttaatttttaatgtaatattaatattatgactagttttgtaattttttttgtcaatgcattattttattagattttgtttttgtaaagcAAGTATGAGTTAAGagccgtaaaaaaaaaagtataagagTAAGAGTGAAGAAGAATCCACGCGATTTTCAAAATGTCTCCTcgttaaattttgattttgatttgaagaGAGAAAATTTTGAGTTTGATAATGGCAAATGGTAACACGCAGCAGCCTGGTAGCTATTGAAAAGTGTTTGTCTGCTGTTCGATTTCGACCACTCAAACCCTAACGTTTCCAACTTGCAAGGGCTTCGCTCCAGAaggtaatttattattattttgcgaTAATTCACTTTTCTTCCAATTAGGTTCCTATTGAGTTTATGTATCGTAGCATCACCCACCCCCAATGATTACACATcgttaattgattaattagttCTGCATATATTGACCAAACACATTGTTGGAGCTTATTAGGGTTACGATGGATTTTGACGAGTATGAGTATTTAGAGAAAGCAGTTGAAAACCCTGAAGTTAATCACAGGGCTAATGGTGGGGACAAAAATGTGAAATCCGAAGAGAGAGGGCGTAATGGGAGTTCAAAGCAtaaggatgatgatgatgatgatgttgttgatCTCCATCCCAGGCATTCAAAATCTGGAGACAATTCTCGTGATCGCGAGAGGCAGAGAGAAAGAGGCTCAACTCTTCATGGTTCAAAGTCCAGAGATGGAGACAAGGACAGAAACTCCGGGGGCAGCAGGGATAGGAGGAGGGATAGGGACAGAGACCATGAGAACAAGGATAGGAAGAGAGACAAGGAGAGAGACCATGGGGACAAGGATATGAAGAGAGATAGGGAGAGAGACAGAGATCGCAATCGTGACCAAGAAAGGGACAGAAGGGACCGTGGGAGTGAGGCTGAGCAGGAACAGCGAAGCAGAAGTAGATCTGATAGGCTTCGAACTGATCTGGATGACAAAGACAGAGAGGCAAGTCGTGACAGGGAGTATAGAGATAGAGAAAGAAGTCGGGATAAGGATTACAAAGACAGAGAAAGGGTGAGGGAATCAAGGGAACATGATAGAGAAAACAGGTATTCTTTTatattcaagttttattcattttagCTGCTGGgccaaattatacaaaaataataattttggtgGTGAAGTTTTTTAACTACCCTAGATTTATGTTTCTTATTGACTTTCTGCATCCATTGTGAACAAGGATTATCtatataatgatttattttctgCTGTATCTCATCTAAAGAATCCACCTTCTACCTCTATATTCTCATATTCCTGCAGTgtgatatatacatatatagtatTGCCCTTTAGTAGAGCATTGGATATGAAACAGCTACAGAAAGGCTATTTACTTGAAAGACACTTATTAAATGACTAGAATTCCTTTGGCTTTCAGCATAAAGTCCTCTATTATAGATAGCTCTGCTCCTGTGAAACTCCTTTTAGATTCTTCATCTTTGTCATATTTATTGTCAAAATGTGATTCCTAAATTTCTCATCTGTAATTGTGAATTAAAAATGAAGTCTTAGTCAAAATGGGATGTGGACAATTCGACTATGCTTGCTATCAGTCTGGGAGAAGTTATTCTGTTATTCTGCACTTTTCAATGTCTTGCAAAGTAGTAGATATTGAAACAAGAACTTTTTCTGCTACCTGTTCTCATCTGATAGCAATTGATTATCTTCtttatgatataatttatcTACTGTCTTCTGTTTTTAATCTATCAAATTCCCATATACTCTTTGAGATATAACATGATCAGGTACTGCTTTCTAGGACATATGACACTCTAGTGTAATAAGCTTAAGTTTTTAggtaaattgttaatttgataTAGGATTATAATCTACTTGACATCTGGAATTTGATCCTTATGGTCATTGATTCATAGTCTTAGTGCAGTTGCATTACTAGGTTGTTGTGGCCTTGAAATTTATCCATGTTTCTAATTTGAGTGATTTTCATGTTTGGGAATGCTACT comes from Glycine soja cultivar W05 chromosome 20, ASM419377v2, whole genome shotgun sequence and encodes:
- the LOC114403914 gene encoding translation initiation factor IF3-1, mitochondrial-like, whose amino-acid sequence is MAFWHRIRNPNLKTLCIQFQRCYIHLPHASTPKPFPVDIPHQNSVFHGRPTSVFNTVRFFAAPLQYQVKHKNEEDSGDLRLNEKIKAPYVRLVVDDGHHSIVPRFEALERAKTLKLDLVEVDKNAKPPVCKIMDFHKQMYKRQEREKERAKSKAEMTLRKDVKEVRFSEKTEAKDLKNKADMIKKLMEKGYRVKCKVSGKEDQDLTVLFSPILALMEDVCIVESGPHMGKKDAFMIVRHIKYGLSKKGGKKLQNATNDNSQEGDMEKSTANSSDSIEYESHAESGFETEEEVLSDGDKLSKSSLSVFSNNVNMTGSHNNQTNAAPEASPVSENRYRRTNHHGENNVQSNAHVPPAVTENRYKRVEPRGRFQQTSNNAGMNYQGPGTRDAFRSPLPNWNQTRHAPVNANVNPRIENNRQAFTLPGSRHSMPSHENIRSPPPNAPNTPRPGYGNFSSPNESIPTHPGATNTPRSSSYGNFSAPNEGIPRHPSAPNSPRPSNYGTFSTPNGPETQGLKAGMHRNREGNK